The Sporocytophaga myxococcoides genome includes a window with the following:
- a CDS encoding PorP/SprF family type IX secretion system membrane protein, which translates to MKLKRICVGFWACFFIVSLCIREVKAQDAAFSQYYASGLYLNPAMAGIYSNLTFNSSYRNQWRSVANIPYVTNQISLIKPIYAKKGIEDSHLGGLGLSIYNDRAGDGNFKTIGINLNAAYNLWLSSNKMNCLTFGLQGGIVQRNIDFTNLQWGSQFNPYIGYDVTEFVSEESVNTAKIYADVSAGAIYYYNAGRDYSDKGYSAYAGFAAYHLSSPNESMVKGVINKVPYLFKLHAGFEVKAGERLNISPNVLVLSQNPYRQINAGAYFTYVFNDQKKFLAPRDVIFGGWYRLQDAFIASLGLGNDNYMIGFSYDYNASALKSISRGRGAYEISLTLMKVREGRSRRFYTPRI; encoded by the coding sequence ATGAAACTGAAGAGGATATGTGTCGGCTTTTGGGCCTGTTTTTTTATTGTATCCCTTTGTATAAGAGAGGTTAAAGCTCAGGATGCCGCATTTTCTCAGTATTATGCATCAGGGCTCTACCTTAATCCTGCTATGGCAGGAATTTATTCCAATCTTACTTTTAATTCCAGTTATAGAAATCAGTGGAGGTCTGTAGCCAACATACCCTATGTTACCAATCAGATTTCTTTAATCAAACCTATTTATGCCAAAAAGGGAATTGAAGATTCTCATCTTGGAGGATTAGGTCTTTCCATATATAATGACCGTGCTGGTGATGGAAATTTTAAAACTATTGGGATTAATCTAAATGCAGCTTACAACCTGTGGCTTAGTAGCAATAAAATGAACTGCCTTACTTTTGGCCTGCAGGGAGGAATTGTTCAGCGAAATATTGACTTTACCAATCTCCAATGGGGATCACAGTTCAATCCGTATATTGGCTATGATGTTACCGAGTTTGTAAGCGAAGAAAGTGTCAATACAGCTAAAATATATGCTGATGTCTCTGCCGGTGCCATATACTACTATAATGCAGGAAGAGACTATTCTGATAAAGGCTACAGTGCTTATGCAGGTTTTGCAGCCTACCACTTGTCATCTCCCAATGAATCAATGGTGAAAGGGGTTATTAATAAAGTACCTTATCTTTTCAAATTGCATGCAGGCTTTGAAGTGAAAGCCGGAGAACGATTAAATATTTCTCCGAATGTTCTGGTTTTAAGTCAAAACCCTTACAGACAAATAAACGCAGGAGCCTATTTTACGTATGTATTCAACGACCAAAAGAAGTTTTTGGCTCCTCGTGACGTTATTTTCGGAGGATGGTATCGGTTGCAAGATGCATTTATTGCATCCCTGGGCCTGGGTAATGACAATTATATGATTGGTTTCAGCTATGATTATAACGCATCGGCTCTTAAAAGTATCAGTCGCGGAAGAGGAGCTTATGAAATTTCTCTCACACTCATGAAAGTAAGGGAAGGCAGATCAAGAAGGTTTTACACGCCTAGAATCTGA